The sequence CGGAGCGTCGACGGGAGGCGCGTTAGCCCCGAAGCGCGCGGACGAGGTAGCCGATAGCCGCGCCGAACAGCGCGAGGTTCTTCATGAACTGGATCTGCTGGTCCTGTCTCCCCTCGTCTTCGTCGAGGGTCCAGAAGTCGTGCATCGTCGGCGTGACGCCCGCGAGGAACGCCGCCGCCGCGCCCGCGGCGAGCGCCGGCAGCCGCCAGAGCGCGATTCCAATCCCGCCGAAGACGGCCATCCCGCTGGCGAACGGCACCAGTTTCTCTGCGTTCGGCACGCCCTTCGACTCGGCGTACTGCACCGTCTCGTCGAGGCTCTGGAAGTTCGTCGCCGCCATGAAGCCGAGCGTGGCGCCGAACAGCAGACGGCCGAGCAGAAACGGCTTCTCGGTCGCCGTCGCCGACGACGCCCTCTCCGGTCGTTCGTCCCCCGACTCCGTCGTCGCCTCGTCGTGCGAGTGCAGTTCGAGCAGACTCATACGGACGGTACCGCGTGCGTAGT is a genomic window of Haloprofundus halophilus containing:
- a CDS encoding DoxX family membrane protein, which translates into the protein MSLLELHSHDEATTESGDERPERASSATATEKPFLLGRLLFGATLGFMAATNFQSLDETVQYAESKGVPNAEKLVPFASGMAVFGGIGIALWRLPALAAGAAAAFLAGVTPTMHDFWTLDEDEGRQDQQIQFMKNLALFGAAIGYLVRALRG